The following is a genomic window from Rhododendron vialii isolate Sample 1 chromosome 9a, ASM3025357v1.
CGTAGCAGGCTTGGTCCGGACCAAGGTTTTGGTAGTCTAGACTAGGGTCACCGGGGGGAAGAATTTTCTCTTAGCATGTCTCATTCGAAGCTGATCCGGACCAGCGTGCGCATTTCAGACgattttggttatattttgGACCTCCTAAAGGTTGGTTTTGGAatttcctttttggttttggactctATATGCAAAGGAAACATAATCTAGTAAGGATTCTGGCTCTAGGAAGCAATCTGTGGCTATAAATATAACCTTGCCTCTTATTAAGGTTTGAACTTCTGTGAGTGAATCCCTTTAAGAAGCCCCGAGGGGGTCTCATCTGTAGAACCTTACGGTTTGTCTGTTCGATCTTCATCTGCTTCtggttgccccttctatggtgGGTTCTGTAGGCCTTTCGACCATCTGGAAGATCATTTGTTTCGGTgattcttttttgttgaaactGTAAGGTTTCGTAAGAATCAACTGTTTCTATGTGACATCCGATCACGTCTGTGGAACAATATTCCGTCTGTGTCTCTTGGTTAAAACCTTAGAGGTTTTGTGAGACTTGATGAGATAGAGTCTGAATTTGGTTAGAGATTCCAATTGGGTTTTTAATTTGGTGAGAGAACTTGTATTTTGGGATTGGTGAGAGTCTGTTTATGATGGCTTTGTTTGTTCGTCACTATTGTAGCTCTTCGGAGCATTGTTCTCTTCACATAATGGAATGGTCTCTCATTCGCTTGCTCGTGGAGTAGGTTTACAATCGTAAAccgaaccacgtaaatcttggTCTCTCTTATTCGTATtcttaatttggtttggtttctccgTTGCTTTTTCACATGTGTTTGGTTCGGTTATTTTTCCAATATCATGGCCATCAACAATCGTCAGATTTCGGTTGGGCCCTTCGGGGGCCCGCCGTACAAACACGGATTGGTTCGGTCCGGACCAGTTTTCACGATTTTGCACAgccctatttttatttttatttttttgtggtgTGATTGAAGTAATCCCGTCAAAGGCAAATCATAGTCCTAGCATCAATCTAGGAATTTTAGTAATCACGATAGCTTTACTTCAAAATGACTTCATCAGGAATCAGTAATTAGTTCTCTTCTTGGCCTTCTTCTACCTCTTTTATCACCCTCAATACAATTCAAAAATCTTCCCGGCTcaaatcattttctttcattCGTTGTCATTCAAAATCACCCGATCCTTAATTGACCTACGTTGCAAATGATGATCCCATCTCCAATGGTTAATACAATATGTAGTTGTTTCACTACAAACTCGTCCCTAATGCACTCATCACTTTCTCACTTGACTGAGCTCGGATTGTAGACTTATTAatattttggtccccaaagtattatcTTTGTCTCATTTTTGTCCCTAATGTAAACATTGAAGATATTTAGTCCCCACCTTATCAATTTTGTATCAACTAAGTCCCCGAGTCTGATGTCGTTACCCCATCTATCAAAATGAGGGGCATTATTGTCATTTAACTCACCCCAAATTCCTGTCAAAGAAAAacggggaaaaaagaaaaaagagaagagaagagaatagAGAGATGTGGTTGTGGGGGTTTCACGGAGGTGGTGGTGAGAAAAGATGGTGGTTTGGGTGAGGGAGGGAGATAGAGTGCAAGAACCTCAAACCCCTCGAAACCCAGTTCAAAACAAGCAAAAACAAGGTGAAAGGGTTGTGTTTCTCAGGTCTGCGTCCGAGCCTACCTTGACTCGGACAAGAATGTCGTGTTCGAGGCTGATTCTAACTCGGTACTCACCGAGGGACTCGCGGCTTACTAGTTCAAGGGCTTTCGGGTCAGTTCGTAGAGGAGATTCTACGGGTTTCGCATGATTTTGTGGTGCTTCTTGTGTTGCAACAAAGCTTGACGCCGTCGAGGAATAATGGGTTCTTGAATTTGTTGAAGTTGATGCAAAGAAGGCTTTGGAGGTTAATAAGGAAGCTGAAAAAGGCCGTGACTTTGGTATAAAAAGACGAAAATCCCGTGGAGGGTTCGaatttgagctcaaaaaatggGATTGTAGCTGAAAAAGATAGTGATTTTGGTACAAAAGACGGAAACCCCGTTGCGGATTCGAATTCGAATTTCATGAAATGGGATTGAAGGTGGGGATTTGGTGGTTGGAGTGAGTTTTGAAGTTAATGGTCATGATGATTTAGGATCATTTTTCCGGTTGTTTTTTACAGGAAATTAGGGGTGGGTGAATGACGAAGATGCATGCTCCTCATTTTGACGGATGAGATTAATGGTGTTAGacttggggacttgattggTACAAAATTGATATGCTGTGGACTAAATGTCTTCAATATTTACATtgaggatgaaaatgagacaaaagtagtacattggggaccaaaaaggttaataagccTGGATTGTACCACTAGACAATATTACAACATTTCTTGAGAATAGTACACCAATTAGACATACTCCAATATGGATCATATATATGGGGATCGTGGAGAAAATTCCTAAAAGTATTTTCTAGTAAGAGACTTACAGTTGGGTAATGTGGCAAACAGTCCCATTGCAATCGCATCGGATACCAGGATTATAATCTGTACTGTAGATGTCCCAGAGAACGCTAGTGTCGATGGCGGCTCCACTGCATGGTTCTCCGCTTATGTTCCATTGATAATTTGTTGAGGATAATGATAATCCCCATTGGTTGAAGACGGAGTTCAAAGCACTCACTGTccgaaatttcaaaaaagaaaagaaaagaaaagaaatagttAGAGCTGACAAGCATGGTAATCTTGTTtcgaaaagaaaatactaaaccATAACGCAAATTAACAGTAAATTGGCAAATACAATTCTACAGTTTTATAGTATAATTCTTAGAGAAACCCCCCCTTTCCGGAGGCAGACGAAATGGGGGGTTTTCCGCCACCTCCATGGGTCTCTTTCGTGGTTTTTTGGGggtaatccgaaccgttcatcatATAGGGCCCGCAAAATAATGTATGCACGCGAAAAATCAACTTGTCCGGACATCGATAGATAtgtcaaaaaatttgagtttaacgTGAAAGAATGTACGACCGTggacagtttaacttaaaaaatagttCACAGATCCATGCGTCCACATGCATGCATTGCCGTCTAAAACTCAACTTTAATTTTGACACACCTATCAGTGTCCAgacaagctaattttttgcgttgatacattattttgcgggccctacaagatgcacggttcgaattaccaaaaaaaaagtgcggTGGGGGCCCACACTGTGGGGTGGCGGAAAACCCCCCTGTCTGCCAGCGCCGGACATAATTCATTCTTTAATTCTCTTATACTTATTCTACTaccacttgaaaaaaaaaaaaaaacacttcggTCAAAAACTTTACTTAAGACAAGGTCAAAGGAGTTAAATTTGGATGGCGACTCAATTCGTTGAATGGTGCGATTTATGTAGGTAGTTCAGGAGTCTAGTTGAAGTGTTCATATATGCGTGTAAAGAGTCATCTAGTAGTTTGTGTAGTTGGCTAGGTTTCCAATAACTTTATTTCTTCGTTGTATCATACTTCTTAAAAAAAGACATCTAGAAACAGGTAGCATCAATGACTGATTTTCTTATGGAGCAATTTGTGATATTCACATTGATCTATATTGATCTATGATGGGACGCTACATCAAGTATTGGTTCAAACTCATAATCTAATTATGCTATTTCTaagctcatttttttgttcaactTTTCTGGACCAATCTAAAATCTTTGCGCAACACGGAGTTTTTGCGGAGTTTATATAAATTATGTACTCTAGTGATTGTGATTCTAAGGTGTTACCAAGGTGATGGAAAGTAGAGAGAGTGATTAGAAAGAGTGAGGTTGAGTAGAGTTTATGCACCACAATGAAGTAGTCTATGTGTGAATGAAATAACATGAAGTGTTTATTACACAAATACTATGTTATCTCCTCCCTCACGTCTCTCCTACTTGTTTATGTTGGAAATATTCGTTAAAATTTCTGTAAACTATACTAACTGGAAGTGTGTATCTCTATGTACTGACTTGCTATAGGTATATAGTATATACGtagatttccaaaatcaagaaaCCAGCGTGGTGCATGTAGTAAATGTTGATAAGGGGAGAGTAATTAATGAGGTCAGACACAATAAATGAGCAAAGAATTCAAAGCCATATTAAtaaatgtcaaaattttgaattatctCCAACAGTTTAAGTGTAGTTGGTCCATCGAATTTCCAACATAAAGAAATTTCAGAGGAAGCAAGCTGCTTATTTTGAAGGACATCTTGGGACAGCATAGGTTGGGGAAATAAATTGTGGAGAGTAGGTTGGGGGCTTCAGCCGACCTTCTAAAACTATTCTCTTTTTTAGGATGATATGATGAGATTTGCTACCGTATTCCTGAATTCGAGGAATATTGCCACTTGAATTCCTCATTGTGCAATATATTGGTGCCCACTACAGTGCTACTAAATACAAGTGTTCTGttcgtggaaaaaaaaaaaaaagcgaggGAATCTACATGGATatttgggagcctacttttttggcttttcattttcagctttctGCCTTTTTAACTTTTGCAACAAGAGTAGTGTTTGGAATATATGTGctgaaaataaattatggattgggttttttaccatgttgccccTTTATGATAGTATATAACTAATGTGTATGAATAATgtgttaataaattttttaaagttatattggaaaattgttttcttctttgttattTGAACGTCTCGAACTATTTTTCAATGTTATAGGTAATTaggaagaaataaaaataagtaaaataacgaTGTGAAATAAAGATTATGTTTTTGGTTTGaagtcttttttgttctttacttATTAGCAATTATACCTTCTCTTAGAGATGATGCCAaagacaaaaacacaaaactaaTGGGCTGCTATGCTATACAGAATTGATGAGTTCAGTTCGAAAAGTACTTAACGATTAGGAACCCATGAACACTCTTTCTGCTGATCTTCAAACTTCCAAGGCAAATGTAAAATGTAGGAACGTGTAGGGAggttaatatttaattatttatcgAGGGGTGTGGTTATTTCCAAAATAAGTAAAGGGCAATTTGGTCTCTTTTTTCCAACAAATATGAGAAGTAGAAAAGGAGAATGGGAAAAGCTCCTCCAAGccttttttggcttttgctctctaaaccaaaaaacaaaaaatgcgtTATGCCAAAACTCATATATTTGATCAGCCCCCAAACACCAATTACTGCGTTTCCACATGCAAAGCCATGTTTTCCTACTtaccaaaagaaataaatataaCATTGACAAAGGGGTAGCGGGATAGGTGCCAACTGCCAACCCATCCCCAATTCAACCCAACTGTCCTTGCAACCAGTACCAAATTAACACCATTACAATTCTCTAACCGGCCCTAGAGAACGGGAGGGGAGGGATTTCTCCCCGCGTGGGGTTTTTCCATGTCCCGATCCTAAATTTCGGAGGTTTTCTCTCATTCCTCCCTCAtccccttcttcctcctccccaAACCACCATCGGTTGCCCTTCCTCCGCCTCTTCTGTCATGTATCCGACGACAGTTTGTCAccagtttttctcttttttttctggtTCTCTTCTTTGGTGTCCCTGTGTGGGATTGCTCCCCATTTGTGGGGCTTCTATCACCCCTGTATGGatgtttttggttattttccgGAGTGCTCTGTCTATTTGGAGTGGTAGATTTAGTTGGAATTAGGTGTAGTCTTTGGATTGAATCCCCTACTATTGGTTTCTTGATCCTTTGTTTAGGGATAGAGTTTCCTCCTGATGTATTATTTCTTAGCACCTAttattgttttgttaaaaaagaaaaatagaaacatcactttgtttggtttcgaGTTTTTCTATCTGGCTCTTTACATGTTTTTCTCTATCTACCTCTCTACATGTTTTCCTAATTAACATAAAAAGACGGAGGAAGTAGACTTTCATTCAAGGCCAATTATTCAGTACTCCCGGTACAAGTGACATTGACATATGGTACTCCCTATATGGTTGGAAGTAACACGTGAGTAATGCCATGGTAGGCTCGGATTTCccaaagagagagagcaagatAAATGGTCGGAAGTAACACGTGAGTAATGCCATGGTAGGCTCGGATTTCGGGGGggcggggggaggggggagggaaGGGAGGGAAGAGAGAGTACCTTCGGAAGGAGGAGTAGCACCAATTTGAGCTCGGACAATCTGAACCAAGCGGTCCAAGGCCAGGAGGAATACAAAGTAAAAGGCCAGGGCACAAAGAACTGATGGTGTTGGTGATCTACCCATTACTTTCCTCTTCCTAAGTTGGTAATCAAGGGAGATCCGTTCAAGCCTAGGCTGCCTAGCCTATATGTACGTGTTCAGAACTTCAGATTATATAAAGTATtgtaggggggggggggggggggggggggggggtgggtggtgTTGTTTCAGAAATGGACTGTGGAAATGGACAGAACGCGTATACATAAATCACTGTGATGAAAAATCTTGTGGTTTGACTGAAAAATCGCGTATACATAAATGCTAGCTACTACGTACTATTCCTATTGTTTTAATTTGTTGACTAGGGAGGGTGTGGCTCGCATCCTACTCACAAGCACACCAAAGAGAAAACAGCTCACTTCTCTCTCAGCCACTTGTTGGACTGCCAACTACATTTTCGGTTGACAGAGCTATTAATTTGAGCTACCTTTGATGCTTTGTCTAGGCGTGGCATTAGAACAGGGTAGTGCTTGGCCTGTATATCAGAGCTTGAGGTTCTCGTATTTGAATCAGAACCCAAATCTCTCAAACCTAGCCCACCTTGACACAACGGCTTACACAAAGTCTCCcatttcttccaacaaatccCACCACCATCCCCTTTTCCTCACAAAAACCGGataattttcaaagattaaaatCCCAATATTACTGCCAATTTCAGAAGATTTGCAATTATACCTTCTCTTAGAGAGATGCCAaagacaaaaacacaaaactgATGGGCTGTTTTGCTCTACACGGAACTGATGAGTTGAGTTCGAAAAGTAGTTACCGATTAGGAACCCAAGAACACGTACTCTTTTTGCTGATCTTCAAACTTTCAAGGcaaatgtaaaatgtagggACGTGTAGGGAggttaatatttaattatttattgagGGGTGTGGTTATTTCCAAAATAAGTAAAGGGCAATTTGGTCTTTTTGTTTCCAACAAATATGAGAAGTAGAAAAGGAGAATGGGAAAAACTCCTCCGAGCCTTTTTTctaaacccaaaaatcaaaaatgTGTTGTGCCAAAACTCATATATTTGTTCAGCCCCTAAACACCAATTACTGCGCTTCCACATGCAAAGCCCTGTTTTTCTCAGCGTTCTTTtagacttaacttaaatttgaaaattttgtcatCATTTGAATTTTATTCGCATTTATTAATTTGCGCTAAagttttatgggttattgattcgtcttgacgagaggaatcagaaaagtagtttttttttttttacttttcccaagtattttgagaaataatcactttttagaacaaaaaaaaagttgttatttAGTGacatttttgcgctaaaaagtaattatttctcaaaatgattactacatttctcaaaatacttggataaaagtgcCAACCCATCCCCAATTC
Proteins encoded in this region:
- the LOC131301148 gene encoding probable LRR receptor-like serine/threonine-protein kinase At1g56130 — protein: MGRSPTPSVLCALAFYFVFLLALDRLVQIVRAQIGATPPSEVSALNSVFNQWGLSLSSTNYQWNISGEPCSGAAIDTSVLWDIYSTDYNPGIRCDCNGTVCHITQLKVIVLDVFGGIPEELWSLTSLTNLNLGQNYLTGPLSSSIANLTRMQWL